The following coding sequences lie in one Methanohalophilus levihalophilus genomic window:
- the purB gene encoding adenylosuccinate lyase, giving the protein MAIHPIEFRYGTEEMKHVWSEDNRLKCVLKAEAALAKAEADVGLIPQDAAKLIEEGISKVENSRVKEIEDEIHHDMMAVVLAVSEKCDEEAAKWVHFGATSNDMLDTATGLQLKDAIEVLEPKMKDLLAVLVRQAEEHKETVCAGRTHGQIGVPTTYGLRFAIWASEVGRHIERLEQLKPRVTVGQMTGAVGTQAAFGPKGMEIQKKAMEYLGLGSVDVSNQIIQRDRHAEFIMWMANVVTTLDKIGVELRSLQRSELAEVEESFGKKQVGSSTMPHKRNPIKSEQICGLARIVRSMVEPELLNNTLWDERDLTNSSCERVVFPESCVLTDHIIKLGIRVLDNLRFYPENIKRNLELLKGLNMGEAVMIELAKRGVGRQDAHEIVRSAAMQAHEEGKHLKETLLENEAVKDVLTESEIEALVDPYKYIGTAVEQVEAVNAKLRKLYL; this is encoded by the coding sequence ATGTCTGGAGTGAAGACAACAGGCTCAAATGCGTTCTCAAAGCAGAAGCAGCCCTTGCAAAAGCTGAAGCTGATGTTGGGCTTATCCCGCAAGATGCAGCCAAATTGATTGAGGAAGGAATCTCAAAAGTTGAAAACAGCCGTGTTAAGGAAATTGAGGATGAAATTCACCACGATATGATGGCTGTTGTCCTTGCAGTATCCGAGAAATGTGATGAGGAAGCTGCTAAGTGGGTTCACTTCGGAGCTACATCCAACGATATGCTTGATACTGCAACCGGTTTACAGCTAAAGGACGCCATTGAAGTTCTGGAACCTAAGATGAAGGACTTGCTCGCCGTACTTGTCAGGCAGGCTGAAGAGCACAAGGAAACAGTCTGTGCAGGAAGGACACACGGTCAGATTGGCGTCCCGACAACCTACGGACTTCGCTTTGCAATCTGGGCATCCGAAGTCGGAAGGCATATCGAGAGATTGGAGCAACTCAAACCACGTGTAACAGTGGGCCAGATGACAGGTGCAGTGGGAACCCAGGCAGCATTCGGACCAAAGGGAATGGAAATCCAGAAGAAAGCCATGGAATACCTTGGACTTGGAAGTGTCGATGTATCCAACCAGATCATCCAGAGGGACAGGCACGCTGAATTCATTATGTGGATGGCAAACGTGGTTACCACGCTGGATAAAATCGGTGTTGAACTGCGCTCCCTCCAGAGAAGTGAGCTTGCAGAGGTTGAGGAAAGTTTCGGAAAGAAACAGGTCGGATCTTCCACCATGCCTCACAAACGTAATCCAATTAAGTCCGAACAAATCTGCGGCCTCGCAAGGATTGTACGCTCAATGGTTGAACCCGAATTGCTAAATAATACCCTCTGGGATGAGCGCGATCTTACCAATTCATCCTGCGAACGTGTGGTGTTCCCGGAAAGCTGTGTACTTACCGACCACATCATCAAGCTTGGAATTCGCGTATTGGACAACCTGAGATTCTATCCTGAAAACATCAAGCGTAACCTTGAGCTTCTCAAAGGACTCAACATGGGTGAAGCTGTCATGATTGAACTTGCAAAAAGAGGAGTCGGCAGGCAGGATGCACATGAAATAGTAAGAAGTGCTGCAATGCAGGCACACGAAGAAGGGAAACATCTCAAGGAAACACTACTTGAAAATGAAGCTGTGAAGGATGTATTGACAGAAAGCGAAATCGAAGCTCTCGTTGATCCTTACAAATACATTGGCACAGCCGTTGAACAGGTTGAAGCCGTCAACGCTAAACTGAGAAAATTGTACCTTTAA